A single genomic interval of Flavobacterium sp. N2820 harbors:
- a CDS encoding NAD(P)H-dependent flavin oxidoreductase gives MEKQSLTSLLQITHPIIMAPMFLVSNTKMVIEGMKSGIAGCIPALNYRTLDELQASIRELKAAKVPGGSFGYNLIVNKSNVKYKEQLRILCEEKVDFILTSLGSPEETINEAHKVGIKVFCDVTDLSFAKKVESLGADALVAVNNQAGGHRGNINPEELIKSLNEHTSLPVISAGGVGSKADLDRMLSYGAVGVSVGSPFIASIESGVSQEYKQACVDYGAKDIVMTERISGTPCTVINTPYVQKVGTKQTWLETVLNKSKSLKKWVKMIRFYIGMKATEKAATQVTYKTVWVAGPSIENTKAILPVAEIVAKLVK, from the coding sequence ATGGAAAAGCAATCTCTCACTTCGTTACTTCAAATTACACATCCCATAATAATGGCTCCAATGTTTTTGGTATCCAATACAAAAATGGTTATTGAAGGAATGAAAAGTGGCATTGCAGGTTGCATTCCAGCATTAAATTATAGAACATTAGACGAATTGCAAGCTTCCATTAGAGAATTAAAAGCGGCTAAAGTGCCAGGCGGAAGTTTTGGATACAATTTGATTGTAAATAAATCTAACGTAAAATATAAAGAGCAATTGCGAATTTTATGCGAAGAAAAAGTTGATTTTATTCTGACCTCATTAGGTTCACCTGAAGAAACCATCAATGAAGCCCATAAAGTAGGCATCAAAGTCTTTTGTGATGTTACCGATTTATCCTTTGCAAAAAAAGTTGAAAGTTTAGGTGCTGATGCGCTTGTAGCAGTTAACAATCAAGCTGGAGGTCACCGCGGAAATATCAACCCAGAAGAGTTGATTAAATCTTTAAATGAGCATACGTCGTTACCCGTAATTTCTGCAGGTGGAGTAGGAAGTAAGGCAGATTTAGATAGAATGTTAAGCTATGGAGCCGTTGGTGTTTCTGTAGGAAGTCCCTTTATTGCTTCAATTGAATCAGGTGTTTCTCAAGAATACAAGCAAGCTTGCGTGGATTATGGTGCGAAAGATATCGTAATGACTGAACGTATTTCTGGAACACCTTGTACAGTTATCAATACACCTTATGTTCAAAAAGTAGGAACCAAACAAACTTGGTTAGAAACAGTATTGAACAAAAGCAAAAGTTTAAAAAAATGGGTCAAAATGATTCGCTTTTACATTGGTATGAAAGCTACTGAAAAAGCTGCAACACAAGTAACGTATAAAACGGTTTGGGTAGCGGGACCAAGCATTGAGAACACAAAAGCAATTTTACCTGTCGCTGAAATTGTGGCGAAATTAGTTAAGTAG
- a CDS encoding zinc-dependent metalloprotease, whose protein sequence is MIKKLTILSCLLVFSFSTDLVAQKKKKDKKKPSTETLASDAKKSETKKEPKPYKKVIDSTAVTQNGLIDVHKVGEKYFFEISDSLIGKEIMTITRYSKTPAGGGIFGGEEINRQVVRFEKGQNNTILLRSITYVIMTPDEDKPITKSVKNSNADPIIGMYDILAYKKDASGKENIASVIDMTAAFESDLQTFSLNSINKQLLSIQSFQKDKSFIQFIKSFPINTEIRTTKTFTTASPQISRTPTPKIGVDLPAGLDAGVVTMELNTSFILLPDNPMRKRTFDKRVGYFANGYDVFEEDSQKADKDIFAVRWRLEPKNEEDAEKQKRGELIEPKKPIVYYLDPATPDKWKPFIKQGIDDWQEAFEFAGWKNAIRGEYWPENDPTMSLEDARFSVLRYFAAEIQNAYGPNVHDPRTGEIMESHIGWYHNIMSLLRDWYLIQTAAVDPQARNKKFDDKLMGELIRFVAAHEVGHTLGLRHNMGASFATPVEMLRNPEFQKKNGHTSSIMDYARFNYVAQPEDGVTDLFPRIGDYDKWAIKWGYSYFKDASDEEAEKAILNEMTKEAYKNRRLWFGTETNPYDPRYQTEDLGDNAMKASNYGIKNLKRILPNLIEWSKENGEDYDELNGLYNSLTGQYRRYMGHVTKNVGGIYETPKTYDMEGDKYEVVPSAIQNEAVAFLNEQLFKTPLWLLDQNVLSKIKPENGVEAIKSIQDGTLSSLLAGDRLIRLLETSSQNKANYSVDELISDLRRGIFSETKTNAPIDIYRRNLQKMFVSKLIETMSSEKTNVTFFNGRRIVLADTDIPSIARGQLNELKNQLKLAATASGDRLTKFHLNDLVARIENAMKPK, encoded by the coding sequence ATGATAAAAAAACTAACAATCTTAAGTTGTCTTTTAGTTTTCTCTTTTTCAACAGATTTAGTGGCACAGAAAAAAAAGAAAGATAAAAAAAAACCAAGTACTGAAACACTAGCTTCTGATGCTAAAAAATCAGAAACAAAAAAAGAACCAAAACCATACAAAAAAGTAATTGATTCGACTGCAGTTACTCAAAATGGATTAATTGATGTTCATAAAGTAGGTGAAAAATACTTTTTTGAAATTTCAGATTCCTTAATTGGTAAAGAAATTATGACCATTACTAGATATTCTAAAACCCCTGCAGGTGGAGGTATCTTTGGTGGAGAAGAAATAAATCGTCAAGTTGTTCGATTTGAAAAAGGACAAAACAACACAATTTTACTTCGTTCGATTACTTATGTAATCATGACACCAGACGAAGATAAACCAATAACAAAATCTGTAAAAAATTCAAATGCAGATCCAATTATTGGTATGTATGATATTTTAGCATACAAAAAAGACGCATCAGGTAAAGAAAACATTGCAAGTGTTATTGATATGACTGCGGCTTTTGAATCTGATTTACAAACATTTTCATTAAATTCTATCAATAAGCAATTATTAAGTATACAATCTTTTCAAAAAGATAAATCCTTTATTCAGTTTATAAAAAGTTTTCCAATCAATACTGAAATTAGAACAACAAAAACATTTACTACAGCTTCACCACAAATTTCAAGAACTCCCACTCCTAAAATTGGAGTTGATTTACCTGCTGGATTAGATGCTGGCGTAGTAACAATGGAATTAAACACTTCGTTTATATTACTTCCAGATAATCCAATGCGCAAGCGAACTTTTGATAAAAGAGTTGGATATTTTGCAAACGGTTATGATGTTTTTGAAGAAGATTCTCAAAAAGCAGACAAAGATATTTTTGCCGTAAGATGGCGTTTAGAACCAAAAAATGAGGAAGATGCTGAAAAACAAAAACGAGGCGAACTGATTGAACCAAAAAAACCGATCGTTTACTATTTAGATCCTGCAACACCAGACAAATGGAAACCATTTATTAAACAAGGTATTGACGATTGGCAAGAAGCGTTTGAATTTGCAGGTTGGAAAAATGCAATTCGTGGCGAATATTGGCCAGAAAATGACCCAACTATGAGCTTAGAAGATGCTCGTTTTTCTGTATTAAGATATTTTGCTGCAGAAATTCAAAATGCTTACGGACCAAACGTTCATGATCCAAGAACTGGTGAAATCATGGAAAGTCACATTGGTTGGTATCACAATATCATGAGTTTACTGCGTGATTGGTATTTAATTCAAACCGCTGCTGTTGATCCACAAGCTAGAAATAAAAAATTTGATGATAAATTGATGGGGGAATTAATACGTTTTGTGGCTGCTCATGAAGTAGGTCATACACTTGGTCTTCGTCATAATATGGGTGCTAGTTTTGCAACTCCAGTTGAAATGTTGAGAAATCCTGAATTTCAAAAGAAAAACGGACATACTTCTTCGATTATGGATTATGCGCGTTTCAATTACGTAGCACAGCCTGAAGATGGTGTAACCGATTTATTTCCAAGAATTGGCGATTATGACAAATGGGCTATTAAATGGGGATATTCTTATTTTAAAGATGCTTCAGATGAAGAAGCTGAAAAAGCAATCTTAAACGAAATGACAAAAGAAGCCTATAAAAATCGTCGTTTATGGTTTGGTACCGAAACAAATCCATATGATCCAAGATACCAAACAGAAGATTTAGGAGATAATGCAATGAAAGCGTCAAATTATGGTATTAAAAACTTAAAAAGAATCTTACCTAATTTAATTGAATGGAGCAAAGAAAACGGAGAAGATTATGATGAATTAAACGGACTATATAATTCGTTAACAGGCCAGTATAGAAGATATATGGGACATGTTACTAAAAATGTAGGTGGTATTTATGAAACACCAAAAACATACGACATGGAAGGAGATAAATACGAAGTTGTACCTTCAGCTATTCAAAACGAAGCTGTTGCATTCTTAAACGAACAATTATTTAAAACTCCATTATGGCTATTAGATCAAAACGTATTATCAAAAATAAAACCTGAAAATGGTGTTGAAGCTATAAAATCTATACAAGATGGAACACTTTCAAGTTTACTAGCTGGCGATAGATTAATTCGTTTATTAGAAACTTCATCACAAAATAAGGCAAACTATTCTGTAGATGAGTTAATAAGTGATTTGAGAAGAGGAATTTTCTCAGAAACAAAAACCAATGCTCCAATTGATATTTATAGAAGAAATTTACAAAAAATGTTTGTCTCTAAACTTATTGAAACAATGTCTAGTGAAAAAACAAATGTAACATTCTTTAATGGAAGACGAATTGTTTTAGCGGATACCGATATTCCTTCAATAGCTCGAGGGCAATTAAACGAATTGAAAAATCAATTAAAACTGGCAGCAACGGCTTCAGGTGATCGATTAACTAAATTCCATCTTAACGATTTAGTGGCTAGAATTGAAAATGCAATGAAACCAAAATAA
- the dnaK gene encoding molecular chaperone DnaK gives MSKIIGIDLGTTNSCVAVMEGGEPVVIANAEGKRTTPSVIAFVEGGEIKVGDPAKRQAVTNPTKTIASIKRFMGNKYTESAKEASTVAYKVVKGDNDTPRVDIDGRLYTPQELSAMTLQKMKKTAEDYLGHSVTEAVITVPAYFNDAQRQATKEAGEIAGLKVMRIINEPTAAALAYGLDKQGKDQKIAVYDLGGGTFDISVLELGDGVFEVLSTNGDTHLGGDDFDQVIIDWLANDFNAAEGVDLRKDPMALQRLKEAAEKAKIELSASAQTEINLPYVTATASGPKHLVQTLTRAKFEQLAESLVKRSMEPVAKALKDAGLSVSDIDEVILVGGSTRIPVIQEQVEKFFGKKPSKGVNPDEVVAIGAAIQGGVLTGEVKDVLLLDVTPLSLGIETMGSVMTKLIESNTTIPTRKSQVFSTAADNQPSVEIHVIQGERPMANDNKTIGRFHLDGIPPAPRGVPQIEVTFDIDANGIIKVSATDKGTGKSHDIRIEASSGLTPEEIEKMKKDAELNAEADKLAKERADKLNEADSMIFQTESQLKEIGDKLTAEHKTAIEYALTELKMGHETQDLDAIQKGLDNVNAAWKTATEEMYKSQEQGASQAEPQASASGDQTQDVDFEEVK, from the coding sequence ATGAGCAAAATTATTGGAATCGACTTAGGAACAACCAACTCATGTGTGGCTGTAATGGAAGGTGGAGAACCTGTTGTAATTGCAAACGCAGAAGGAAAAAGAACAACACCATCTGTTATTGCATTTGTAGAAGGTGGCGAAATTAAAGTTGGAGATCCGGCAAAAAGACAAGCAGTAACTAACCCAACAAAAACGATTGCTTCTATCAAACGTTTTATGGGTAACAAGTATACTGAAAGTGCAAAAGAAGCTTCAACAGTAGCTTACAAGGTAGTAAAAGGGGACAACGATACACCACGTGTTGATATCGATGGTCGTTTATACACACCACAAGAATTGTCTGCAATGACACTTCAAAAAATGAAAAAAACAGCTGAAGATTATTTAGGTCATTCAGTTACTGAAGCAGTTATTACTGTTCCAGCTTACTTTAATGATGCGCAACGTCAGGCTACGAAAGAAGCAGGTGAAATTGCAGGTTTGAAAGTAATGCGTATTATCAATGAGCCTACAGCAGCAGCTTTAGCTTATGGATTAGACAAACAAGGTAAAGACCAAAAAATTGCAGTTTACGATTTAGGTGGAGGTACATTTGATATTTCTGTATTAGAATTAGGAGACGGTGTTTTTGAAGTTTTATCTACCAATGGAGATACACATTTAGGTGGAGATGATTTTGACCAAGTAATTATTGATTGGTTAGCAAACGATTTCAATGCTGCTGAAGGTGTTGATTTACGTAAAGACCCAATGGCATTACAACGTTTAAAAGAAGCAGCTGAGAAAGCTAAAATTGAATTATCAGCTTCTGCTCAAACAGAAATCAACTTACCATACGTAACTGCTACTGCTTCAGGACCAAAACACTTAGTACAAACATTAACTAGAGCTAAATTTGAACAATTAGCAGAATCTTTAGTAAAACGTTCTATGGAACCAGTTGCTAAAGCGTTAAAAGATGCTGGTTTATCAGTTTCTGATATTGACGAAGTAATCTTAGTTGGAGGTTCAACTCGTATTCCTGTTATTCAAGAACAAGTAGAGAAATTCTTCGGTAAAAAACCATCAAAAGGAGTAAATCCTGATGAAGTAGTAGCAATTGGAGCTGCAATTCAAGGTGGCGTTTTAACAGGTGAAGTAAAAGATGTATTATTATTAGACGTTACACCACTTTCATTAGGTATTGAAACTATGGGAAGTGTAATGACTAAATTAATTGAGTCGAACACTACTATCCCAACAAGAAAATCACAAGTTTTCTCAACAGCAGCAGATAACCAACCATCGGTAGAAATCCATGTTATTCAAGGAGAAAGACCAATGGCAAATGATAACAAAACAATTGGTCGTTTCCATTTAGACGGAATTCCACCAGCACCAAGAGGCGTTCCTCAAATTGAAGTAACGTTTGATATTGATGCGAATGGTATAATTAAAGTATCGGCTACAGATAAAGGAACAGGTAAATCGCATGATATTCGTATAGAAGCTTCTTCAGGTTTAACTCCAGAAGAAATTGAAAAAATGAAAAAAGATGCTGAATTAAATGCTGAAGCGGATAAATTAGCTAAAGAAAGAGCAGATAAGTTAAATGAAGCTGATTCTATGATTTTCCAAACAGAAAGTCAATTGAAAGAAATTGGTGATAAATTAACTGCTGAACACAAAACAGCTATCGAATATGCGTTAACTGAATTGAAAATGGGTCATGAAACGCAAGATTTAGACGCTATTCAAAAAGGTTTAGACAACGTAAATGCAGCTTGGAAAACAGCTACAGAAGAAATGTACAAATCACAAGAGCAAGGAGCTTCTCAAGCTGAGCCACAAGCAAGCGCTTCAGGAGACCAAACGCAAGATGTAGATTTCGAAGAAGTGAAATAA
- a CDS encoding EamA family transporter: MPINKYFLSALVAFVIWGFFSLALKPLTNYASLDILFFRVFIATAFLLVINLFFRKSVVLEAKRTFLELSKKKQKSAVIMTAVGGFLLVLNWFLFIYAVNHVSLQSASFAYIICPILTTVLAFVLLKERIDVWQWIAVGLCVISCVILSYGNFKDLIYSVVIALSFGFYLVSQRKNSDFDKFLILSIQMVIASVILLPFYPSFGGAVPTEFLFYFLLFIIVIVFTIIPLFLNLYALKGLNSSTVGILMYTNPLIHFFLAIFYFKESVSIAQIVSYSLILISILVFNMANFRNLSQNRIKKTP, encoded by the coding sequence ATGCCAATAAATAAGTATTTTTTATCCGCTTTAGTTGCCTTTGTTATTTGGGGTTTTTTTAGTTTGGCATTAAAACCACTTACTAATTATGCTTCTCTAGATATTTTATTCTTTCGAGTTTTCATTGCTACGGCTTTCTTATTGGTTATCAATTTATTTTTTAGAAAATCAGTTGTACTTGAAGCAAAGAGAACCTTTTTAGAACTTTCAAAGAAAAAGCAAAAATCAGCAGTAATTATGACGGCTGTTGGTGGATTTTTGTTAGTCTTAAATTGGTTCTTGTTTATTTATGCAGTGAATCATGTGAGTTTGCAATCTGCTTCGTTTGCTTATATTATTTGTCCAATATTGACCACCGTTTTAGCTTTTGTTTTACTAAAAGAAAGAATCGATGTTTGGCAATGGATTGCCGTTGGGTTATGTGTAATTAGTTGTGTGATTTTATCATATGGGAATTTCAAAGATTTGATTTATAGCGTGGTAATTGCTTTAAGTTTTGGATTTTATTTGGTTTCCCAAAGAAAGAATAGTGACTTTGACAAATTCTTAATATTAAGCATTCAAATGGTGATTGCTTCTGTTATATTATTGCCGTTTTATCCAAGTTTTGGAGGAGCAGTTCCAACAGAATTTTTATTCTATTTTCTACTTTTTATTATAGTAATTGTCTTTACCATTATTCCATTGTTCCTGAATTTATATGCTTTAAAAGGATTGAATTCGTCAACTGTTGGAATATTAATGTATACTAATCCATTGATTCATTTCTTTTTAGCGATTTTCTATTTTAAAGAATCAGTTTCTATTGCGCAAATCGTTTCTTATTCCTTGATTTTGATTTCTATCTTGGTTTTTAACATGGCTAATTTTAGAAATTTAAGTCAGAATAGAATAAAAAAAACACCATAA
- a CDS encoding L-serine ammonia-lyase — translation MECISVFDMLKIGVGPSSSHTLGPWRAAEQFLKELRERNLIDTVIGVKVDLYGSLSLTGKGHATDLAVMLGLSGADPEYIPVESIDVIISAIKNKKEIFLGNEILIPFCFETDIVFNRNFLPFHANGLTFTAKTDTETFSETYYSIGGGFVVKEKEDHHKEEILHTFPFPVEKADELLAFCLAENKKISEIVYENEKTMRNEEEIHNELLRIWDTMLECMYIGCHSEGILPGGLNVRRRAYDMHKNLIGVLPYEDPYSWLQIIRQTEVKFRQILKWVSCFALAVNEVNASLGRVVTAPTNGSAGVIPAVLMYYLVIENHDAGEKEIKQFLMVAGEIGSIFKKGATISAAMGGCQAEIGVSSAMAAAALCELMGGTPAQVAMAAEIAMEHHLGLTCDPIGGLVQIPCIERNTMGAIKAINAAELALETDALNAKVPLDKVINTMWQTAKDMNSKYKETSEGGLAVAVNMSDC, via the coding sequence ATGGAATGTATATCCGTTTTTGATATGTTAAAGATTGGTGTTGGACCGTCGAGTTCGCACACACTTGGACCATGGCGTGCTGCCGAACAATTTTTAAAAGAATTGCGCGAACGCAACCTAATTGATACCGTAATTGGTGTTAAAGTAGATTTATATGGCTCTTTATCATTAACGGGAAAAGGACATGCAACAGATTTAGCCGTAATGCTTGGTTTAAGTGGGGCTGACCCTGAATATATTCCTGTGGAAAGCATTGATGTGATTATTTCAGCCATCAAAAACAAGAAAGAAATTTTCTTAGGGAATGAAATCTTAATTCCGTTTTGTTTTGAAACCGATATTGTTTTCAACAGAAACTTTTTACCTTTTCATGCCAACGGATTAACCTTTACAGCCAAAACCGACACCGAAACTTTTTCGGAAACCTATTATTCTATAGGTGGTGGCTTTGTTGTAAAAGAAAAAGAAGACCATCACAAAGAAGAAATTTTACATACCTTTCCATTTCCTGTTGAAAAAGCTGATGAATTGTTGGCTTTTTGTTTAGCCGAAAATAAAAAAATATCTGAAATCGTATACGAAAACGAGAAAACCATGCGCAACGAAGAAGAAATTCACAACGAATTGCTTCGCATTTGGGATACGATGTTGGAATGCATGTATATTGGTTGCCATTCGGAAGGCATTCTTCCAGGTGGACTTAATGTTCGAAGAAGAGCGTATGACATGCACAAAAACTTAATTGGTGTTTTGCCGTATGAAGACCCTTATTCGTGGTTACAAATCATCAGACAAACTGAAGTTAAATTCCGTCAGATTTTAAAATGGGTAAGCTGTTTTGCCTTGGCAGTAAATGAAGTTAACGCTTCGTTAGGTCGTGTAGTTACTGCTCCAACCAATGGAAGTGCAGGAGTAATTCCAGCCGTTTTAATGTATTATTTGGTAATCGAAAACCATGATGCGGGCGAAAAAGAAATCAAACAATTTTTAATGGTAGCAGGTGAAATTGGTTCCATCTTTAAAAAAGGTGCCACCATTTCAGCAGCTATGGGCGGTTGTCAGGCAGAAATTGGTGTTTCAAGTGCTATGGCGGCGGCAGCTTTATGTGAATTAATGGGCGGAACTCCAGCTCAGGTGGCAATGGCAGCCGAAATTGCAATGGAACATCACTTGGGATTAACTTGCGACCCGATTGGTGGTTTAGTACAAATTCCATGTATTGAAAGAAATACAATGGGTGCAATTAAAGCCATCAACGCAGCCGAATTAGCTTTAGAAACCGATGCTTTAAATGCAAAAGTGCCTTTAGACAAAGTAATTAACACGATGTGGCAAACCGCAAAAGACATGAATTCAAAATACAAAGAAACTTCTGAAGGTGGTTTAGCTGTAGCCGTAAATATGTCGGATTGTTAA
- a CDS encoding DUF2809 domain-containing protein: protein MKSNQLNYFILILFVIILGILSRKISDIPLFIGDVLYAVLIYFGLRFLFIHLKIHKTFLLSLLFCFSIEILQLVQIDWLIGLRKTTLGHYILGQGFLWLDLLCYIFGTLIAFVIDWKFIKTQNLNSL from the coding sequence ATGAAAAGCAATCAACTGAATTATTTCATCTTAATTTTATTCGTTATAATTCTTGGAATACTTTCAAGGAAAATATCTGACATTCCTTTATTTATAGGAGATGTTTTGTATGCTGTATTGATTTATTTTGGATTACGCTTCCTTTTCATTCATTTAAAAATACACAAAACATTCCTACTGAGTTTACTTTTTTGTTTTAGTATCGAAATCTTACAATTGGTTCAAATTGATTGGTTAATTGGCCTTCGAAAAACTACTTTAGGTCATTATATTTTAGGTCAAGGTTTCCTTTGGTTAGATTTACTTTGCTATATATTTGGAACTTTAATTGCTTTTGTAATCGATTGGAAGTTCATCAAAACTCAAAACTTAAACTCGTTGTAA